Proteins from a genomic interval of Thermoanaerobaculia bacterium:
- a CDS encoding membrane dipeptidase yields the protein MNRRELFGLAAATGAALSWPASGAGDPAAPPAAKRRMRIDGCGEAFDPDGPWPLGGAALASLAAAGLTAVNFTVVGPGADFEKTVRAVAFVQGTADRFPDRLIVVRRAADLDRAADEGRTGLVMGFQTTGMLGEDLDRIDVFGRLGVRIMQLTYNDRSLYGDGCLEPSDAGLSRLGRRAVERMNASGITIDVSHSGDRTTREAIEASRKPIVISHAGCRAVFPHPRNKEDAALKALADRGGVVGIYLMPFLSAGPGPITPEDLHRHVAHAVEVCGEDHVGIGTDQGVSPVEDTPEYRKNLAAEVEARRKAGVSAPGESADRPPFIPEFNRADRFARLAEDFGRRGMAPAVIDKVLGGNFERVFRETWEEK from the coding sequence ATGAACCGCCGGGAGCTGTTCGGCCTCGCCGCGGCGACCGGCGCCGCGCTCTCGTGGCCGGCGTCGGGCGCGGGCGACCCCGCCGCGCCTCCGGCGGCGAAACGGCGGATGCGGATCGACGGCTGCGGAGAGGCGTTCGATCCGGACGGCCCCTGGCCGCTCGGCGGCGCCGCGCTCGCCTCCCTCGCGGCGGCCGGGCTCACCGCCGTCAACTTCACGGTGGTCGGTCCCGGAGCGGACTTCGAGAAGACCGTTCGCGCGGTGGCGTTCGTCCAGGGCACGGCCGACCGTTTTCCGGATCGGCTGATCGTCGTCCGCCGGGCCGCGGATCTCGATCGCGCGGCGGACGAGGGGCGGACCGGTCTCGTGATGGGGTTCCAGACGACCGGGATGCTCGGCGAGGACCTCGATCGAATCGACGTGTTCGGCCGTCTCGGCGTCCGGATCATGCAGCTCACGTACAACGACCGGAGCCTCTACGGCGACGGATGCCTCGAGCCCTCCGACGCGGGCCTCTCGCGGCTCGGGCGGCGCGCCGTCGAGCGGATGAACGCGTCCGGGATCACCATCGACGTCAGCCACTCGGGCGACCGGACGACTCGGGAAGCGATCGAAGCCTCCCGGAAACCGATCGTGATCTCGCACGCCGGATGCCGCGCCGTCTTCCCGCATCCCCGCAACAAGGAGGACGCGGCGCTCAAGGCGCTCGCCGATCGCGGCGGCGTCGTCGGCATCTACCTGATGCCGTTCCTCTCCGCCGGCCCCGGACCGATCACGCCCGAGGACCTCCACCGGCACGTCGCGCACGCGGTCGAGGTCTGCGGCGAGGATCACGTGGGCATCGGGACCGATCAGGGCGTCTCTCCCGTCGAGGACACCCCCGAGTATCGGAAGAACCTCGCGGCGGAAGTCGAGGCGCGCCGCAAGGCGGGCGTGAGCGCGCCGGGAGAAAGCGCGGACCGCCCGCCGTTCATTCCGGAATTCAACCGGGCGGACCGGTTCGCGAGGCTGGCGGAGGACTTCGGGCGCCGGGGAATGGCGCCGGCTGTGATCGACAAGGTCCTCGGCGGGAATTTCGAGCGGGTGTTCCGGGAAACGTGGGAGGAGAAGTGA
- a CDS encoding amidohydrolase family protein, with protein MRVAIALMFAAAAAAGAAEPDRYTVLLSGNRAGEETVLRLPSGELRIHFEFNDRGRGPKIDERIDLDGRGWPSAIEITGVDYFKGAVEERFRREGRRATWKSDVEHGEAADGGFYLAFNGAPVEVGLLAAALLRAPDHGVALLPEGRAAIEEAGERTVRKGGASRVVRQYLVTGLDFAPSRVWLDRDGGFFASVSPWLTVVRGGWEGAAADLAAAQDESAAQRQKALAARLAHRAPAIAFTHAALFDSEKASIVPATTVVVSGGRIAAVGRDGAVAIPSGATVIDAAGKTLLPGLWDMHVHLSSAADGLLDIANGITTVRDMGNDPDALLGWKKQFDEGTAVGPRVELAGLVDGSGPYSGPIKIKVDDEAGAKAAVDDYFRRGYAQIKIYSSIKPELMPVIARLAHAHGMRVSGHVPAFMTADQFVREGSDEIQHVNFLFLNFLFDRVKDTRTPARFTEVAEHGAEIDPSQDRVKAFLDLLAAHRTVVDPTLVAFETMFVGKKGTVSPSYTEIADRMPAQIRRGFLSGSLPIPAGKETRYRDSYRSMLRMVKALYDRGIPIVAGTDDLAGFSLARELELYVEAGIPPADVLRIATLGGARVMRRDAERGSIAPGKAADLALVAGDPSARISDIRRVEIVVKDGVLYRPSEIDAVIGVEPLS; from the coding sequence GTGAGAGTCGCCATCGCCCTGATGTTCGCGGCGGCCGCGGCGGCGGGCGCCGCGGAGCCGGATCGGTACACGGTCCTCCTGTCGGGCAATCGAGCGGGAGAGGAGACCGTGCTCCGCCTTCCCTCGGGAGAGCTCCGGATCCATTTCGAATTCAACGACCGCGGGCGCGGGCCGAAGATCGACGAACGCATCGATCTCGACGGTCGGGGATGGCCCTCGGCGATCGAGATCACGGGAGTCGACTATTTCAAGGGCGCCGTCGAGGAGCGATTCCGGCGCGAGGGGAGAAGGGCGACCTGGAAGAGCGACGTCGAGCACGGGGAAGCCGCCGACGGCGGGTTCTACCTGGCGTTCAACGGGGCGCCCGTGGAAGTGGGCCTGCTCGCCGCGGCGCTCCTTCGCGCCCCGGATCACGGCGTCGCGCTCCTGCCGGAAGGGCGGGCGGCGATCGAGGAAGCGGGGGAGCGGACCGTCCGGAAGGGCGGCGCGAGCCGCGTCGTCCGCCAGTACCTCGTGACGGGCCTCGACTTCGCTCCTTCCCGCGTCTGGCTGGACCGGGACGGGGGCTTCTTCGCTTCCGTCAGCCCGTGGCTGACCGTCGTCCGGGGAGGATGGGAAGGCGCGGCGGCAGATCTCGCGGCCGCGCAGGACGAATCGGCGGCGCAACGGCAGAAAGCGCTCGCGGCGCGGCTGGCCCACCGCGCGCCCGCGATCGCCTTCACGCATGCCGCGCTCTTCGACTCCGAGAAAGCCTCGATCGTTCCCGCGACGACCGTCGTGGTCTCGGGCGGGCGGATCGCGGCGGTCGGGCGCGACGGCGCCGTCGCGATCCCGTCCGGCGCGACCGTGATCGACGCCGCGGGAAAGACCCTTCTTCCGGGGCTGTGGGACATGCACGTCCACCTCTCCTCCGCGGCGGACGGCCTCCTCGACATCGCCAACGGGATCACGACGGTCCGCGACATGGGCAACGACCCCGATGCGCTCCTCGGGTGGAAGAAGCAGTTCGACGAGGGAACGGCGGTCGGCCCCCGCGTGGAGCTCGCGGGCCTGGTCGACGGCAGCGGCCCGTACAGCGGCCCGATCAAGATCAAGGTCGACGACGAGGCGGGGGCGAAGGCCGCCGTCGACGATTACTTCCGCCGGGGATACGCCCAGATCAAGATCTACAGCTCGATCAAGCCTGAGCTGATGCCGGTGATCGCCCGCCTGGCGCATGCCCACGGGATGCGCGTGTCGGGGCACGTGCCCGCGTTCATGACCGCCGATCAGTTCGTGCGGGAAGGCTCCGACGAGATCCAGCACGTCAATTTCCTCTTCCTGAATTTCCTGTTCGACAGGGTCAAGGACACCCGGACGCCGGCGCGGTTCACCGAGGTCGCGGAGCACGGCGCCGAGATCGATCCGTCGCAGGATCGGGTGAAGGCGTTCCTCGACCTCCTCGCCGCGCATCGGACGGTCGTCGATCCCACACTCGTCGCCTTCGAGACGATGTTCGTCGGAAAGAAGGGGACCGTTTCACCGTCGTACACGGAGATCGCGGATCGGATGCCCGCGCAGATCCGCCGCGGCTTCCTCTCCGGGAGCCTCCCGATCCCCGCCGGGAAGGAAACGCGCTACCGGGATTCCTACCGGTCGATGCTGAGGATGGTGAAGGCGCTCTACGACCGCGGCATTCCGATCGTGGCGGGAACCGACGACCTCGCCGGGTTCTCGCTCGCGCGGGAGCTCGAGCTCTACGTCGAAGCGGGGATTCCGCCCGCGGACGTGCTGCGGATCGCGACCCTCGGCGGCGCGCGCGTGATGCGCCGCGATGCGGAGCGCGGATCGATCGCTCCCGGCAAGGCGGCCGATCTGGCGCTCGTCGCCGGCGACCCGAGCGCGCGGATCTCCGACATCCGGCGAGTCGAGATCGTCGTCAAGGACGGCGTTCTCTACCGTCCGTCGGAGATCGACGCGGTGATCGGGGTCGAGCCGCTCTCCTGA
- a CDS encoding ADOP family duplicated permease, translated as MLASVLQDLRYAFRISRRNPVVIATAVLSLAIGIGAGTTIFSVADGLLFRAPSGVADPDRLVDVGRSQNGAGFDTNSYPNFRDVRERATAFSGVYAYPIEPEPITIRTPRGDAVLVHGSAVSADFFRILGARPALGRFFTAADGEKGGETGLVVLSDRLWKEQFGSNPAIVGVTVTLNGVAFSVAGVARRNFQGTTLLVPDLWYPLTMAPRVTPRLGSGILESRASAWLLMGARLKPGVTLARARAELRTIGKTLAREYPADNAGRGLVAEKSTRFPGNTAPLARFVALLAAIVGAVLAVACANVGGVLLARAAARRREIAVRLAIGAGRGRLVRQFLTESVLLFGAGGAGGLLVARTLLLLLERLLPALPVPVGVPLRIDPRVIGFAAALSLGSSIVAGLAPAFHASRGDVAGALKSDGGGSPRLRLRDAFVVGQVALSLLLVVGAGLFLRALRRAASVDPGFEAAGVDLGSFDLSTASGGETGARAAGERILEAVRESAGVESASLTAVVPLSGTGLGLGRLTAPGGTASGDGGIAADWDVVEPGYFRTLRIPLARGREFTEADRAGAPDVAIVNETAARRIWPGGDALGKTLVQDDAPPGAPPRLRTLTIVGVARDGKYRSLDEPSRPFVWVPFRQQYVPRVTVVVRGRGGRRAGGVLRAVAAAAVPGVPLLRVERLEDAAATGLLPQRVAGAASGALGAVGLLLAAIGVYGVTAYAVARRTREIAIRVAVGAAPRGIVRMILGKSLALAAAGIGIGLALAAAAGGLVKALLFGIPPLDPATFGGAAALFLLVSAAAALGPAARAAGIQPLEALRSE; from the coding sequence ATGCTCGCATCCGTTCTCCAGGACCTGCGCTACGCGTTCCGCATTTCCCGTCGAAATCCGGTCGTCATCGCGACGGCCGTTCTCTCCCTCGCGATCGGGATCGGAGCGGGAACGACGATCTTCAGCGTCGCCGATGGCCTCCTCTTCCGCGCGCCGTCCGGCGTCGCCGACCCGGACCGCCTCGTCGACGTCGGCCGGAGCCAGAATGGCGCCGGCTTCGACACGAACTCCTATCCGAACTTTCGCGACGTCCGGGAGAGGGCGACCGCCTTCTCGGGGGTGTACGCGTACCCGATCGAACCGGAGCCGATCACGATCCGGACGCCCCGGGGAGACGCGGTTCTCGTCCACGGGAGCGCCGTCAGCGCGGATTTCTTTCGCATCCTCGGCGCGCGGCCCGCGCTCGGTCGTTTCTTCACGGCCGCCGACGGCGAGAAGGGGGGAGAGACCGGGCTCGTGGTCCTGAGCGACCGCCTGTGGAAGGAGCAGTTCGGATCGAACCCCGCGATCGTCGGAGTGACGGTGACCCTCAACGGCGTCGCCTTTTCCGTCGCCGGCGTCGCCCGGAGGAACTTCCAGGGGACGACCCTCCTCGTCCCCGACCTCTGGTACCCGCTGACGATGGCGCCGCGGGTGACGCCGCGCCTCGGGTCCGGCATCCTGGAGAGCCGCGCCTCGGCGTGGCTCCTCATGGGGGCGCGTCTGAAGCCCGGCGTCACCCTCGCCCGCGCCCGCGCCGAGCTCCGGACGATCGGGAAGACGCTCGCCCGCGAGTACCCGGCCGACAACGCCGGACGGGGCCTCGTCGCCGAGAAGAGCACCCGGTTTCCCGGCAACACGGCCCCGCTGGCTCGCTTCGTCGCGCTCCTCGCCGCGATCGTGGGAGCGGTCCTCGCCGTCGCGTGCGCGAACGTCGGCGGCGTGCTCCTGGCGCGCGCCGCGGCGCGACGGCGGGAGATCGCGGTGCGGCTGGCGATCGGCGCGGGCCGCGGCCGCCTCGTCCGGCAGTTCCTCACGGAGTCGGTTCTCCTGTTCGGCGCCGGCGGCGCGGGCGGGCTGCTGGTCGCCAGAACGCTTCTCCTGCTGCTGGAGCGGCTCCTTCCCGCGCTCCCCGTCCCCGTCGGGGTGCCTCTCCGGATCGATCCGCGGGTGATCGGCTTCGCGGCCGCCCTGTCGCTCGGATCGTCGATCGTCGCCGGGCTCGCTCCCGCCTTCCACGCCTCCCGGGGCGACGTGGCCGGCGCGCTGAAGTCGGACGGGGGAGGATCGCCGCGACTCCGCCTCCGCGACGCGTTCGTGGTGGGACAGGTCGCGCTCTCGCTCCTCCTGGTCGTCGGGGCCGGCCTCTTTCTGCGCGCCCTCCGGCGCGCGGCGTCGGTCGATCCCGGGTTCGAAGCCGCGGGCGTCGATCTGGGGTCGTTCGATCTTTCGACCGCCTCCGGCGGCGAAACGGGCGCACGCGCCGCCGGGGAGCGAATCCTCGAGGCGGTGCGCGAATCCGCCGGGGTCGAGTCGGCGAGCCTGACGGCGGTCGTTCCCCTCTCGGGCACGGGTCTGGGACTCGGACGCCTCACGGCGCCCGGAGGGACCGCTTCCGGCGACGGCGGGATCGCGGCCGACTGGGACGTGGTCGAACCGGGCTACTTCCGGACCCTCCGGATTCCGTTGGCCCGGGGCAGGGAGTTCACGGAAGCCGACCGCGCCGGCGCGCCCGACGTGGCGATCGTCAACGAGACGGCCGCGCGACGGATCTGGCCGGGAGGCGACGCGCTGGGAAAGACTCTCGTCCAGGATGACGCCCCTCCCGGCGCTCCGCCGCGGCTCCGGACGCTCACGATCGTCGGCGTCGCCCGGGACGGGAAGTACCGGTCGCTGGACGAGCCTTCCCGCCCGTTCGTCTGGGTCCCTTTCCGGCAGCAGTACGTGCCGCGCGTGACCGTCGTCGTTCGGGGGCGCGGCGGGCGCCGGGCCGGCGGCGTTCTGCGCGCCGTCGCGGCGGCCGCGGTCCCGGGCGTTCCGCTCCTTCGCGTCGAGCGGCTCGAGGACGCCGCGGCGACGGGGCTCCTTCCGCAGCGCGTCGCCGGGGCCGCGTCCGGCGCGCTCGGGGCCGTCGGGCTCCTGCTCGCGGCGATCGGCGTCTACGGCGTGACCGCCTACGCGGTCGCGCGGCGGACCCGCGAGATCGCGATCCGCGTCGCCGTCGGCGCGGCCCCCCGCGGGATCGTCCGGATGATCCTCGGGAAGTCGCTCGCGCTCGCCGCCGCCGGAATCGGCATCGGCCTCGCGCTCGCGGCGGCCGCGGGAGGCCTCGTGAAAGCGCTCCTCTTCGGGATTCCGCCTCTCGATCCGGCGACGTTCGGAGGCGCCGCGGCGCTCTTCCTCCTCGTCTCCGCCGCCGCGGCGCTCGGGCCGGCGGCGCGAGCGGCCGGAATCCAGCCGCTGGAGGCCCTGCGGAGCGAGTGA